The DNA window AAGATTTTTAAGAGAAATCAGAGTTGATAATATAGATGGATATGAAATAGGTCAGGAAATCAAAGCTGACATATTTGCAGTGGGCGAGAGAGTAGATGCTATTGGAACATCCAAGGGTAAGGGATATCAAGGAGCTATTAAGAGACACAACCAATCTAGAGGACCTATGACTCATGGTTCTAAATACCACAGAGGAATAGGATCAATGGGTGGTTCAGCTACTCCAGCAAGAATATTAAAGGGCAAGAAAATGCCAGGACACATGGGAAATGAAAGAGTAACAGTACAAAACTTAGAAGTTGTAAGAGTAGATGCAGAAAAGAACTTCATATTAGTTAAAGGTGCAGTTCCAGGACCAAAAGGCGGACTAATTACAATAAAAGAAACTGTAAAGGCTTCAAAGTAAGTTCTTTAGGAAAGGAGGAAGTTAGATGCCAAAGGTAGCTTTATATAACGTATCAGG is part of the Proteiniborus sp. MB09-C3 genome and encodes:
- the rplC gene encoding 50S ribosomal protein L3 produces the protein MKSILGKKVGMTQVFTEEGIVIPVTVIEVGPMKVVQKKNVEKDGYNAIQVGYGDIKEKKVNKPLKGHFGKANVEVKRFLREIRVDNIDGYEIGQEIKADIFAVGERVDAIGTSKGKGYQGAIKRHNQSRGPMTHGSKYHRGIGSMGGSATPARILKGKKMPGHMGNERVTVQNLEVVRVDAEKNFILVKGAVPGPKGGLITIKETVKASK